DNA from Sphingomonas sp. R1:
GTCGGCGGTCAGGAATGCGCCCTCGCAGGTCGCTTCCGAGTTGATTTGGTTGGAGAAGCGCTGCAGCACGCCGGTATGTCCGGGATCGGAGCCGATGCCGTGCGCGACCATCAGCGGCTCCACCTCACCGGTACCCATGTTCACCAGGAAAAAGCGCGCCTCGGACGAGGGCTTCGAGAAGTCGGCGATGGCGATGCGGTCGTGGGTGTCGACCTTCATCGAGTGCCGGTCGAGCGCCGCCGTGGCGCGCCTGAACAGATCCGGGCGGATGCCCTCCGGAACGATCCGGGCCTGCGCGGCGACCTTGGGGGCTTCCCCCAGCGTCGAGGCGTGCGCCGGCTGGATGCGCGGCGGTACCGGAGCGGCGGGCGCGGCGGCCATCGTCGTGCCGATCGTACGCGATGCGCAGGCCGAAACCGCCGCGCCGCTCGCCATCACCAGTGCCGACTTCAGCAGCGCCCGGCGTGATTGAATCATAGCCTCAGACTTCATGATGTTGTTCTGCGCCCGCAAATTTCTGTCTTGCCTTGGCAACCGTATAGCAGAAGCAGCGTTAACGATGCGCTTGCCAGAGCCGCGAATTGGCGCGTTTCGCCGTGCCCGTTGCCCGGTTCACCGATCTGTCATGCCGTTTCGGGACGGATGCTACGTCGCGGCCTTACGCGACTGGCACGAATCGCGCCGCAGTGCGGGCATAGCGTTTCTCTGTTCGCGCAGTGAAAAAATGCCTGTCGCGCCGCGCCTGCGAAGCGCTAGAGGCGGCACATGAGCACGTCCTTTGAACAGGCTGTAGCGGCCCTGATCGCGGTGGGTCGTCGTCTCGATGCCCGCGGCTGGGCGCCGGCGACCTCGGGCAACTATTCGGCGCGGCTGGACGACGGCAGCATCGCGCTGACCGTCTCCGGGCGCCACAAGGGCCGTCTGACGCCGGAGGGGATCATGCGGGTCGACCTCGACGGTCAGCCGCTCACGCCGGGCAAACCATCGGCAGAAACCGATCTGCACCTGGCACTCTATCGACTGTTTCCCGAAACCGGCGCCGTGCTGCACGGCCATTCACCCGATGCGGTGGGGCTCAGCCGCGCCACGCGTGCGGAGGCCTGGA
Protein-coding regions in this window:
- a CDS encoding murein L,D-transpeptidase catalytic domain family protein — protein: MIQSRRALLKSALVMASGAAVSACASRTIGTTMAAAPAAPVPPRIQPAHASTLGEAPKVAAQARIVPEGIRPDLFRRATAALDRHSMKVDTHDRIAIADFSKPSSEARFFLVNMGTGEVEPLMVAHGIGSDPGHTGVLQRFSNQINSEATCEGAFLTADYYVGKHGDSQRLIGLDPTNNNALARAIVIHSAWYANPDMISKHGKLGRSQGCFAVGERQLAKVFERLGPGRMIYAAKA
- a CDS encoding methylthioribulose 1-phosphate dehydratase, which gives rise to MSTSFEQAVAALIAVGRRLDARGWAPATSGNYSARLDDGSIALTVSGRHKGRLTPEGIMRVDLDGQPLTPGKPSAETDLHLALYRLFPETGAVLHGHSPDAVGLSRATRAEAWTFSGHEMLKAYPGHGTHDAAVRLPIVDNSQDMAVLQAAIAPALLAPDAIPAYLIRSHGLYAWGKDVEEAERVLEATEWMIAAERAEASFRQAGVR